A region of the Actinomycetes bacterium genome:
GACCGGCTCGAGGACCCAGTGGCGCGCGATGCCGGCGAGCACCACGGTCGACTCCACGAGAGCGAGCTCTCGCCCGATGCACAGGCGCGGACCGGCGCCGAAGGGCAGGTACGTGCCGCGCGCCGGCACCGCGTCGAAGCGCTGCGGACGGAACTGCTCGGGCCGCACCCACGCCGCGGACCGCCGGTGCAGGGCCCACGGGGAGACCACCACGAGGGTCCCCGCGCCCACCGGTGTCCCGCAGACCTCGTCGTCGACGCGAGCCCGTCGCGAGATGACCCACGCGGGGGGATAGAGCCGCAGCGCCTCGTCGACCACCTGACGCGTCCACGGCAGCTGGTCGGGCGTGAGGCAGTCGGGGGGGAGCCGGTCGGTCTCGTCCGCGACCCGCGTCAGCACGTCCGGGTGCCGGGCCAGCAGGAACAGCGCCCAGGTGAGGGAGCTGGCCACCGTCTCGTGGCCGGCCACCAGGGTGGTGACGACCTCGTCCCGGACCGCCCGCTCGTCCAGCCCCGCCTCGCGCAGCCGTGGGACCAGGCCGGCGTCCCCGGAGGACGCGACGAGGCGCGCGGCCTCCTCGTCGAGGCGGCGGATCGCGGCTCGCAGGCGCAGGTTGCCCGGGGTCGGCACCCCCAGGGCGGGTGCGAGGGGGTTGCGCGCACGAGCGATCACCCGGTCCAGGGCCACGGCCACCGCGCGGACGAGGGAGGCGACCTCCCCCGCGGCCGCCCCCAGCAGGGTGCGGGTGACGACCTCGAGGGAGACGTGGCTCATCGCCGCCTCGACGTCCACCACCTCGCCGGGGACCCAGCCGGCGGTGACCGCGCCCAGGACCGTCGCCGTGGTGGCCGCGAGGGACTGGGTCGCTCGGTAGGCGGGCTGGCTGGCCCGGCGGTGCACGAGCCAGGCCTCGTCGTCATCAGTGGTGAGCAGGCCGTTGCCGGTCACGAGTGCGAGGGCGTCGTACTGGGCGGTGCGCTTGCCGTAGCGGCGGTGAGCGGCACGCAGCACGTGGTCGACCCCCTCGGGGTCGTTCATCAGCAGCACCGGACGGCGCGGCATGGGCAGCTCCACCACGTCACCGAGGCGGTCGAAGGTCTGCTCGAGGAAGCCCAGCGGGTCGGTCGCCATGCTCCAGGCATGCATGAGCATCCAGCGGCCGTCCGGTCGCGCCGCGGTGCTCACCGGCTCATGCAAGCACCCCTAGGCCGGTTCCGCGGCCAGCGGATGC
Encoded here:
- a CDS encoding cytochrome P450 produces the protein MSTAARPDGRWMLMHAWSMATDPLGFLEQTFDRLGDVVELPMPRRPVLLMNDPEGVDHVLRAAHRRYGKRTAQYDALALVTGNGLLTTDDDEAWLVHRRASQPAYRATQSLAATTATVLGAVTAGWVPGEVVDVEAAMSHVSLEVVTRTLLGAAAGEVASLVRAVAVALDRVIARARNPLAPALGVPTPGNLRLRAAIRRLDEEAARLVASSGDAGLVPRLREAGLDERAVRDEVVTTLVAGHETVASSLTWALFLLARHPDVLTRVADETDRLPPDCLTPDQLPWTRQVVDEALRLYPPAWVISRRARVDDEVCGTPVGAGTLVVVSPWALHRRSAAWVRPEQFRPQRFDAVPARGTYLPFGAGPRLCIGRELALVESTVVLAGIARHWVLEPVSAADPRPRASVTVHPKGGLRLRVSPR